One window from the genome of Pararhizobium gei encodes:
- a CDS encoding Trm112 family protein: MEDRTSRVDPKLLELLVCPLTKGRLSYHATDNELISEKARLAYPIRDGIPIMLISEARKIED, translated from the coding sequence ATGGAAGACAGAACCAGCCGCGTCGATCCGAAACTCCTCGAATTGCTGGTATGTCCGCTGACCAAGGGTCGCCTCAGCTACCACGCCACCGACAACGAACTGATTTCCGAGAAGGCCCGTCTTGCGTATCCGATCCGCGACGGCATTCCGATCATGTTGATCTCCGAAGCACGCAAAATCGAAGATTGA
- a CDS encoding LON peptidase substrate-binding domain-containing protein produces MQVGNARYLKPQDLPETLPVFPLTGVLLLPGSQLPLNIFEPRYLAMFDDALAGNRLIGMIQPFFGEAREEAGQAHVQALCQVGCVGRITSFAEMEDGRYLASLTGICRFRLFNELPATKGYRNFHIAPFATDLMEPDDEAQVDRRALLAAFKAYLEANKLEADWESVERASNSTLVNSMAMMSPYGPAEKQALLEAPDLKTRAETLIAITEIVLARNFGDIETMLQ; encoded by the coding sequence ATGCAAGTTGGAAATGCACGTTATCTCAAGCCGCAGGATTTGCCGGAAACGCTCCCGGTATTTCCGTTGACGGGCGTGCTCCTGCTTCCTGGTTCGCAGCTGCCGCTCAATATCTTCGAGCCGCGCTATCTCGCCATGTTCGACGACGCGCTGGCGGGAAACCGTCTGATCGGAATGATTCAGCCGTTTTTCGGGGAGGCGCGCGAAGAAGCCGGGCAGGCGCATGTCCAGGCGCTCTGCCAAGTCGGGTGCGTTGGCCGGATTACATCCTTTGCGGAAATGGAGGACGGCCGCTATCTGGCTTCTTTGACCGGGATCTGCCGTTTCCGGTTGTTTAACGAACTGCCTGCCACCAAGGGCTACCGCAATTTTCACATTGCGCCTTTCGCCACCGATCTCATGGAGCCGGACGATGAGGCACAGGTCGATCGCCGGGCGCTTCTCGCCGCTTTCAAGGCCTATCTCGAAGCCAACAAGCTGGAAGCAGACTGGGAAAGCGTCGAACGGGCGAGCAATTCCACACTCGTCAATTCCATGGCGATGATGTCGCCCTACGGTCCCGCGGAGAAGCAGGCGCTGCTCGAGGCTCCGGACCTCAAGACCCGCGCCGAAACGCTGATCGCCATTACAGAGATCGTGCTTGCACGAAATTTCGGCGATATTGAAACCATGCTGCAATAG
- the trxA gene encoding thioredoxin: MSAGDNPYAVSYGNQMSGAASYGSTPVAAPVPAGDLIKETTTANFTKDVLEASRHQPVLVDFWAPWCGPCKQLTPVIEKVVTEAKGRVKLVKMNIDDHPSIAGQLGIQSIPAVIAFSNGRPVDGFMGAVPESQIRQFIDKIAGPAVDDQAAEIEAALAEAKTLVDQGDLENAAGLFSAVLQAEPENAAALAGLANCLISMGDIEQAREVLTGLHEALAKDAGIVAALKKIDQIEEARKLGDPEALERALAANPDDHAARIKLAKIRNVEGDRQAAADHLLTVMKRDRAFEDDGARRELLQFFEVWGPMDPATLSARRKLSSILFS, from the coding sequence ATGAGCGCCGGTGACAACCCTTACGCAGTATCCTACGGCAACCAGATGTCCGGGGCAGCAAGCTACGGCAGCACGCCGGTCGCTGCGCCAGTTCCTGCCGGCGACCTGATCAAGGAAACCACGACGGCGAATTTTACCAAAGACGTGCTAGAGGCGTCGCGCCATCAGCCGGTTCTGGTTGATTTCTGGGCGCCCTGGTGCGGTCCTTGCAAGCAGTTGACCCCGGTCATCGAGAAGGTCGTCACCGAGGCCAAGGGGCGTGTCAAACTCGTCAAAATGAATATCGACGATCACCCTTCGATTGCAGGCCAGCTCGGTATCCAGTCGATCCCGGCCGTGATTGCTTTCTCGAATGGCCGCCCGGTCGATGGTTTCATGGGCGCGGTGCCGGAAAGCCAGATTCGTCAGTTTATCGACAAGATCGCCGGCCCCGCCGTGGATGATCAGGCAGCCGAGATCGAAGCGGCGCTCGCCGAAGCCAAGACTTTGGTCGATCAAGGAGATCTGGAGAATGCGGCCGGCCTTTTTAGCGCCGTTCTGCAGGCCGAGCCCGAGAATGCAGCCGCGCTTGCAGGCCTTGCCAATTGCCTGATCTCCATGGGGGATATCGAGCAAGCGCGTGAGGTTCTGACTGGCTTGCACGAGGCTTTGGCGAAAGATGCCGGTATCGTGGCGGCGCTGAAGAAAATCGACCAGATCGAGGAAGCCCGCAAGCTTGGCGATCCGGAGGCGCTCGAACGGGCGCTTGCAGCCAATCCCGACGATCATGCAGCCCGTATCAAGCTTGCCAAGATCCGCAATGTCGAAGGCGACAGGCAAGCAGCGGCGGATCATCTTTTGACTGTGATGAAACGCGACCGGGCCTTCGAGGATGACGGCGCGCGGCGCGAGCTCTTGCAGTTCTTCGAGGTTTGGGGGCCTATGGATCCGGCAACGCTATCGGCGCGCCGCAAATTGTCGTCGATCCTGTTCTCATAG
- a CDS encoding prolyl-tRNA synthetase associated domain-containing protein, which produces MTDMPAAGLPPKTQEDLFQFLDSLGIPHTTKRHEPVFTVAESVALRDEIPGGHTKNLFVKDKKDNYFLLTVEEHATVDLKTVHTIIGAASKVSFGKPEKLMEYLGVIPGAVTAFGVINDMGGNVRIIIDEDLMKDEIVNCHPLSNDATTSIASKDLMRFIEATGHEPLVLKVTA; this is translated from the coding sequence ATGACCGACATGCCAGCAGCCGGCCTGCCGCCGAAAACACAGGAGGACCTGTTCCAGTTTCTCGACAGCCTTGGCATACCCCACACGACCAAGCGCCATGAACCCGTCTTCACGGTCGCCGAATCGGTCGCTCTGCGAGACGAAATTCCCGGCGGGCATACCAAGAACCTCTTCGTGAAAGACAAGAAGGACAATTATTTCCTTCTGACCGTCGAGGAGCATGCGACCGTGGACCTGAAGACCGTGCACACGATCATCGGCGCGGCCAGCAAGGTGTCCTTTGGCAAGCCGGAGAAGCTGATGGAATATCTGGGCGTCATCCCCGGCGCGGTCACGGCTTTCGGGGTCATCAACGATATGGGTGGAAATGTGAGGATCATCATCGATGAAGACCTGATGAAGGACGAGATCGTCAACTGTCATCCGCTGTCGAACGATGCGACGACGTCGATCGCCTCGAAAGACCTGATGCGCTTTATCGAAGCGACCGGACACGAACCGCTTGTCTTGAAAGTGACGGCCTGA
- a CDS encoding aldose epimerase family protein, with translation MKQFAARNRAVEENAVQIENEIFGHLPSGEPVHRLVLQGGGLTAHILTWGSVIQDLRLDGHKAPLVLGFENLADYLAHSPYFGATPGRNANRIGGGRFAIDGETFQLELNEKGVTHLHGGSDGIAKRLWSVVEQAQDRVVLQIVDPDGRAGYPGNCTITCTYTLFEGGVLAVAYESTADRATICNVCQHSYFNLDGTADALGHDAMIAASHYLPTDERQVPTGEIRPVDGTVFDLRAMTPLRRQMEGDRIGYDHNFCLADARGPKQSVALVRSVNSGVSLEVRTTEPGVQFYTGFKVNVGVPGLDGRRYGPFAGFCLETQIWPDAVNHANFPQAVLRPGETLRQETDYVFSRN, from the coding sequence ATGAAGCAGTTTGCCGCCCGCAACAGGGCAGTGGAGGAAAACGCCGTGCAGATAGAAAATGAGATCTTTGGCCACCTGCCATCCGGCGAACCGGTGCACCGTCTTGTCTTACAAGGCGGCGGGCTGACGGCTCATATTCTCACATGGGGCTCGGTGATCCAGGATCTGCGCCTTGATGGTCACAAGGCTCCCCTCGTCCTCGGTTTCGAAAATCTGGCCGACTATCTCGCCCACTCCCCTTATTTCGGCGCGACGCCCGGCCGCAATGCGAATCGCATCGGCGGCGGACGCTTCGCAATCGACGGTGAAACCTTTCAACTGGAACTCAATGAAAAGGGCGTCACTCATCTGCACGGCGGTAGCGATGGCATTGCCAAGCGTTTATGGAGCGTCGTCGAACAGGCGCAAGACCGGGTCGTGCTTCAGATCGTCGATCCCGATGGCCGCGCCGGCTATCCTGGCAATTGCACCATAACCTGTACCTACACGCTTTTTGAGGGCGGCGTCCTTGCTGTCGCTTACGAAAGCACTGCTGACCGCGCCACCATCTGCAATGTCTGCCAGCACAGCTATTTCAACCTCGATGGCACGGCCGATGCGCTGGGCCACGACGCCATGATTGCCGCCAGCCACTATCTGCCGACGGATGAACGGCAGGTTCCCACAGGTGAGATCCGCCCGGTTGACGGTACGGTCTTCGATCTGCGCGCCATGACGCCGCTTCGCCGTCAGATGGAAGGGGACAGGATCGGCTATGACCATAATTTCTGCCTTGCGGATGCACGTGGTCCGAAACAATCGGTGGCGCTGGTCCGCAGTGTGAATTCCGGGGTATCGCTGGAAGTTCGCACGACGGAGCCCGGGGTCCAGTTCTATACCGGCTTCAAGGTGAATGTGGGTGTTCCAGGCCTCGACGGCCGCCGCTATGGCCCTTTCGCCGGCTTCTGCCTGGAAACGCAGATCTGGCCGGATGCGGTCAACCATGCGAATTTTCCGCAGGCCGTGCTGCGCCCGGGAGAGACCCTGCGGCAGGAAACGGACTATGTCTTCAGCCGCAACTGA
- the metA gene encoding homoserine O-acetyltransferase MetA, which translates to MPIKIPDTLPAYETLVKEGVRVMTETVAIRQDIRPLQIGLLNLMPNKIKTEIQMARLVGASPLQVELSLIRIGGHKAKNTPEEHLLAFYDTWEEVRHRKFDGLIITGAPVETMDYEDVTYWSEMQQILDWTHTNVHSTLNICWGAMAAIYHFHKVPKYTLKEKAFGVYRHHNLNPASPYLSGFSDDFQIPVSRWTEVRRADIEAVPGLEILMESDEMGICFVHEKAGNRLYVFNHVEYDSTSLSDEYFRDVDAGVPIKMPHNHFPHNDPTLTPQNRWRSHAHLLFGNWINDIYQTTSFDLADIGKDRQ; encoded by the coding sequence ATGCCCATCAAGATCCCCGATACGCTGCCCGCCTATGAAACCCTCGTCAAGGAAGGGGTGCGGGTGATGACCGAAACGGTGGCCATCCGTCAGGATATCAGGCCATTGCAGATCGGACTGCTCAATCTCATGCCGAACAAGATCAAGACCGAGATCCAGATGGCGCGCCTCGTCGGCGCTTCGCCGCTGCAGGTCGAGCTGTCGCTGATCCGTATCGGAGGACACAAGGCGAAGAACACGCCGGAGGAGCATCTGCTCGCCTTCTACGACACATGGGAAGAAGTGCGGCACCGCAAGTTCGATGGCCTGATCATCACCGGCGCCCCTGTGGAAACGATGGATTACGAAGACGTGACCTACTGGAGCGAGATGCAGCAGATTCTCGATTGGACGCACACCAATGTCCATTCGACGCTGAACATTTGCTGGGGCGCGATGGCCGCGATCTATCATTTCCACAAGGTGCCGAAATACACGCTGAAGGAAAAAGCTTTTGGCGTCTACCGTCACCACAACCTCAATCCGGCCTCGCCCTATCTCAGCGGCTTTTCAGACGATTTCCAGATTCCGGTGTCACGCTGGACCGAGGTGCGGCGCGCCGATATCGAGGCGGTGCCGGGGCTCGAAATTCTGATGGAATCCGACGAGATGGGTATTTGCTTCGTGCATGAAAAAGCCGGCAACCGCCTCTATGTCTTCAACCATGTGGAATATGATTCGACGTCGCTTTCAGACGAATATTTCCGCGATGTCGATGCGGGCGTGCCGATCAAGATGCCGCATAATCATTTCCCGCACAACGATCCCACGCTGACGCCGCAAAATCGCTGGCGCAGCCACGCGCATCTGCTGTTCGGAAACTGGATCAACGATATCTATCAGACGACGTCCTTCGATCTTGCCGATATCGGAAAAGACAGGCAGTGA
- a CDS encoding SixA phosphatase family protein, with the protein MTKESRKSKHRLILLRHGKSAWPEGVADEARPLSERGRRAAPVIGAYMEHETLIPDLVLVSPATRAQQTWDLVRDELPADMAERTETKLYEVPAETIVDAIRSVEASCRTLLVVGHNPGMEDAAAMLAGGGEAGAIYLIKEKFPTAGLAVIDFDIEGWNDLAAGSGYLERFVTPRSLA; encoded by the coding sequence ATGACCAAAGAATCCAGAAAATCGAAACATCGTCTTATCCTTCTGCGTCACGGCAAATCCGCGTGGCCGGAAGGCGTCGCTGACGAGGCGCGGCCTCTCTCGGAGCGTGGCCGCAGGGCGGCGCCCGTCATTGGCGCCTATATGGAACACGAGACACTTATTCCAGACCTCGTGCTCGTCTCTCCAGCGACGCGAGCGCAGCAGACCTGGGACCTGGTGCGGGATGAACTGCCGGCGGATATGGCCGAGCGAACGGAAACAAAACTTTACGAGGTTCCAGCAGAGACGATTGTCGATGCGATCCGTTCCGTGGAAGCTTCCTGCCGGACCTTGCTGGTCGTCGGCCACAATCCGGGCATGGAGGATGCTGCGGCCATGCTGGCCGGAGGCGGCGAAGCCGGCGCGATATACCTTATCAAGGAGAAGTTCCCGACAGCAGGCCTTGCCGTCATCGACTTCGATATTGAAGGATGGAATGACCTTGCCGCCGGCAGTGGTTATCTCGAACGGTTCGTGACGCCGCGTTCCCTTGCCTGA
- the leuC gene encoding 3-isopropylmalate dehydratase large subunit has product MSAPRTLYDKIWDDHLVDQQDDGTCLLYIDRHLVHEVTSPQAFEGLRLTNRQVRAPQKTLAVVDHNVPTSPDRHLGIKNEESRIQVEALAQNAADFGVEYYSASDIRQGIVHIVGPEQGFTLPGMTIVCGDSHTSTHGAFGALAHGIGTSEVEHVLATQTLIQKKAKNMLVRVDGVLPEHVTAKDIILAIIGEIGTAGGTGHVIEFAGEAIRALSMEGRMTVCNMTIEGGARAGLIAPDEKTFEYIKGKPRAPTGEALEQAIAYWKTLQTDEGAHYDRVVVLNAADLPPIVSWGSSPEDVISVQGTVPNPDEIQDENKRTSKWRALDYMGLKPGTKITDIAIDRVFIGSCTNGRIEDLREVAKVVEGRTVASTVSAMIVPGSGLVKEQAEAEGLDVIFKAAGFDWREPGCSMCLAMNDDRLKPGERCASTSNRNFEGRQGFKGRTHLVSPAMAAAAAVSGHFVDIREWK; this is encoded by the coding sequence ATGAGCGCACCGCGGACTCTCTATGATAAAATCTGGGACGACCATCTGGTCGATCAACAGGACGACGGAACCTGTCTTCTCTACATCGATCGCCATCTCGTTCACGAAGTGACGAGCCCACAGGCGTTCGAAGGCCTGCGCCTGACCAACCGTCAGGTGCGCGCTCCGCAAAAAACGCTGGCCGTTGTTGATCACAACGTGCCGACCTCGCCGGATCGCCATCTCGGCATCAAGAACGAGGAAAGCCGCATTCAGGTCGAGGCGCTCGCCCAGAACGCGGCCGATTTCGGCGTCGAATATTATTCGGCCAGCGATATCCGCCAAGGCATCGTCCATATCGTCGGGCCGGAACAGGGCTTCACGCTGCCGGGGATGACCATCGTCTGCGGCGACAGCCACACCTCGACGCATGGGGCCTTCGGTGCACTGGCGCATGGCATCGGCACGTCCGAGGTCGAGCATGTGCTCGCCACCCAGACGCTGATCCAGAAGAAGGCCAAGAACATGCTGGTGCGTGTCGATGGCGTTCTGCCGGAGCATGTCACGGCCAAGGACATCATTCTCGCCATCATCGGCGAGATCGGCACGGCCGGCGGCACCGGCCATGTCATCGAGTTTGCCGGCGAGGCCATCCGCGCCTTGTCGATGGAAGGCCGCATGACCGTCTGCAACATGACGATCGAAGGCGGTGCCCGCGCCGGCCTGATCGCACCGGACGAAAAGACCTTCGAATACATCAAGGGCAAGCCGCGGGCGCCGACCGGCGAGGCGCTGGAACAGGCGATCGCTTACTGGAAGACGCTGCAGACCGACGAAGGCGCCCATTACGACCGTGTCGTCGTGCTGAACGCCGCCGATCTGCCGCCCATCGTCTCCTGGGGCTCCTCGCCTGAAGATGTCATCTCGGTTCAGGGCACCGTACCCAACCCGGACGAGATCCAGGACGAGAACAAGCGCACGTCGAAGTGGCGGGCGCTCGATTACATGGGGCTGAAGCCGGGCACGAAGATCACCGACATCGCTATCGATCGCGTCTTCATCGGCTCCTGCACCAATGGCCGCATCGAGGATCTGCGCGAAGTCGCCAAGGTGGTCGAGGGCCGCACGGTCGCATCCACGGTGTCCGCGATGATCGTTCCGGGCTCTGGCCTCGTCAAGGAACAGGCGGAAGCCGAAGGTCTCGACGTCATCTTCAAGGCGGCCGGCTTCGACTGGCGCGAGCCGGGCTGCTCCATGTGCCTTGCCATGAACGACGACCGCCTGAAGCCGGGCGAGCGCTGCGCCTCCACGTCCAACCGCAACTTCGAAGGCCGTCAGGGTTTCAAGGGCCGCACCCATCTGGTGTCGCCTGCCATGGCTGCTGCCGCCGCGGTGTCGGGGCATTTCGTCGATATCCGCGAGTGGAAGTGA
- a CDS encoding OmpA family protein, with translation MSAMTGYVARLGAAAMLLALAACSTTDIASVEEPAAVPMTGQTNDPAPGFETVKTGSEEEFILNVGRRIYFSEDSAKLDSVALVTLDNQAAWLNNNPGWLLKLQGFADDSGSDAQMVALSQKRAGAVMAYLVTRGVDPQRMWAKGYGKDREVRDCADRSCKVQNRRVVANLRTKRDAL, from the coding sequence ATGTCTGCTATGACCGGATACGTTGCTCGTCTTGGTGCCGCAGCCATGCTGCTCGCGCTCGCTGCCTGCAGCACCACTGACATTGCCTCCGTGGAAGAGCCTGCCGCCGTGCCGATGACCGGTCAGACCAACGATCCGGCACCCGGCTTCGAGACTGTGAAGACCGGCAGCGAAGAGGAGTTCATCCTCAATGTCGGCCGGCGGATCTATTTCTCGGAGGACTCCGCCAAACTCGATTCGGTCGCCCTGGTAACGTTGGACAATCAGGCCGCATGGCTGAACAACAATCCGGGCTGGCTTCTCAAGCTGCAGGGGTTTGCTGACGATTCCGGGTCCGATGCCCAGATGGTGGCGCTGTCACAGAAGCGCGCCGGTGCGGTCATGGCCTATCTGGTTACAAGGGGCGTCGATCCCCAGCGCATGTGGGCCAAGGGCTATGGCAAGGACCGGGAAGTCCGTGACTGCGCCGATCGCTCGTGCAAGGTACAGAACCGGCGCGTCGTTGCCAATTTGCGCACCAAGCGTGATGCGCTCTGA
- a CDS encoding L,D-transpeptidase, whose product MVGTRRDILRGGLALLGAGMVQAPAFSATPSYFDGTAVDNGVTFKATNFARIDKRWRRQVVKYFSSEPIGTVVVDTRNHFLYLIMENKTAIRYGVGVGREGFKWFGRATIDRKSLWPRWTPPPEMRKRHPELPEYVDGGSPKNPLGPRAMYLLRDGVDTGYRFHGTLEPGSIGKDASSGCIRMFNEDAIDLYQRCPIGTAVQVLPHIADQAPSAEVSEATSVE is encoded by the coding sequence ATGGTGGGGACTCGCAGGGATATTTTGCGTGGGGGTTTGGCTTTGCTTGGCGCGGGCATGGTTCAGGCACCGGCATTTTCTGCGACGCCGTCTTACTTTGACGGCACGGCCGTCGACAATGGCGTTACGTTCAAGGCGACCAACTTCGCCAGGATCGACAAGCGCTGGCGTCGCCAAGTCGTCAAATATTTCAGCAGCGAGCCGATCGGTACGGTCGTCGTCGATACCAGGAACCATTTTCTCTATTTGATCATGGAGAACAAGACGGCCATCCGCTATGGCGTCGGCGTTGGCCGCGAGGGCTTCAAATGGTTCGGTCGCGCCACGATCGATCGCAAATCGCTCTGGCCGCGCTGGACGCCACCGCCGGAAATGCGCAAGCGCCATCCGGAACTGCCCGAATATGTGGACGGAGGCTCGCCGAAGAACCCGCTTGGGCCGCGCGCGATGTACCTGCTGCGAGACGGCGTCGATACCGGCTATCGGTTCCACGGCACTCTGGAGCCGGGGAGCATCGGCAAGGACGCTTCCAGCGGCTGTATCCGCATGTTCAACGAAGACGCCATCGATCTTTACCAGCGCTGCCCGATCGGGACCGCTGTACAGGTTCTACCGCATATCGCCGACCAGGCTCCATCCGCCGAGGTCAGCGAAGCGACATCGGTCGAATGA
- a CDS encoding amino acid ABC transporter permease: MTPGHDTSQKGDYPWWLVALAAIAVALAVVIATSGIYAQVFTIVSAGIGITVLVTLLGFFFATALGLGIALMALSERTALRQIARFYTEVIRGIPILVLLFYIAFVGAPALVALINFVLSPLISAGSMEPVLVRDLSLMWRAVIALSIGYSAFIAEVFRAGILSVDKGQIEAAKALGLSRIQRFRLVVFPQAIRVILPPLGNDFVAMVKDSSLVSVLGVADITQMGKIYASGSFRFFETYSIVAYIYLILTVGLSLALRRLEQRLRRGERA; this comes from the coding sequence ATGACGCCCGGCCACGACACATCTCAAAAAGGCGACTATCCCTGGTGGCTGGTCGCCCTTGCCGCGATCGCTGTCGCATTGGCCGTGGTCATCGCGACCAGCGGGATATATGCCCAGGTCTTCACGATCGTCTCCGCCGGTATCGGCATTACCGTCCTCGTCACGCTGCTCGGCTTTTTCTTCGCCACGGCGCTCGGTCTCGGCATTGCACTGATGGCCTTGTCGGAGCGCACGGCGCTCCGGCAGATCGCGCGGTTTTATACCGAAGTCATCCGCGGCATCCCGATCCTCGTGCTTCTTTTCTACATCGCCTTCGTCGGCGCGCCGGCGCTGGTGGCGCTGATCAATTTCGTCTTGTCACCACTCATTTCAGCCGGTTCGATGGAGCCGGTTCTGGTGCGCGACCTGTCCTTGATGTGGCGGGCGGTCATCGCGCTTTCCATCGGTTATTCCGCCTTTATCGCAGAGGTCTTTCGGGCCGGCATCCTGTCGGTTGACAAAGGGCAGATAGAGGCCGCCAAGGCGCTCGGCCTGTCGCGCATCCAGCGGTTCCGGCTTGTGGTCTTCCCGCAGGCGATCCGCGTCATCCTGCCGCCGCTTGGCAATGATTTCGTGGCGATGGTGAAGGACTCGTCGCTGGTCTCGGTGCTCGGTGTCGCCGATATCACGCAAATGGGCAAGATCTATGCGTCGGGCTCGTTCCGGTTCTTCGAGACCTATTCGATCGTCGCCTATATCTACCTGATCCTGACGGTTGGCCTGTCGCTGGCGCTAAGGCGGCTGGAGCAAAGGCTGCGGCGGGGGGAGAGGGCATGA
- a CDS encoding transporter substrate-binding domain-containing protein has product MFSRRTVLAGLTALVLAPLSVAAADLPDLAGRTVVVVTENAYPPLQFVDPKSGKAIGWEYDAMTEIAKRLNFKLEIQNTSWDAMIQAVSDGQYDIGMTGITIKDERKAKVDFSDPYLRSQQFMLVRGDENRFADAKTFGAFADGLVGAQPGTSPFYTAVYEILDGNEQNPRVKLFETFGATVQALKAGDVDTVLTDSVAAKGYVDSSAGALKVIGGPLGTEDFGFIFKKGSDLVAPVNAAIAALKADGTLDRLNQTWFVDYKMGE; this is encoded by the coding sequence ATGTTTTCCCGCCGCACCGTTCTCGCCGGACTGACCGCCCTTGTTCTTGCGCCGCTGAGCGTTGCGGCAGCCGATTTGCCTGATCTGGCCGGACGCACCGTGGTGGTCGTGACCGAGAATGCCTATCCACCGCTGCAGTTCGTCGATCCTAAGAGCGGCAAGGCGATCGGCTGGGAATATGACGCGATGACGGAAATCGCCAAGCGGCTCAATTTCAAGTTGGAAATCCAGAACACCTCCTGGGACGCGATGATCCAGGCGGTGTCGGACGGCCAGTACGATATCGGCATGACCGGCATCACCATCAAGGACGAACGCAAGGCCAAGGTCGACTTCTCCGATCCCTATCTGCGCTCGCAGCAGTTCATGCTGGTCCGTGGCGACGAGAATCGCTTTGCCGATGCCAAGACGTTCGGGGCTTTCGCGGATGGGCTTGTCGGCGCGCAGCCGGGGACTTCGCCCTTCTACACGGCTGTTTATGAAATCCTCGATGGCAACGAGCAGAACCCGCGGGTGAAGCTGTTCGAAACGTTCGGCGCGACGGTACAGGCGCTGAAGGCAGGCGACGTCGATACCGTCCTGACGGACAGCGTCGCGGCCAAGGGCTATGTCGATTCCTCCGCCGGCGCGCTGAAGGTGATCGGTGGACCGCTCGGCACCGAGGATTTCGGTTTCATCTTCAAGAAGGGCTCCGATCTCGTCGCCCCGGTCAATGCTGCCATTGCTGCCCTGAAGGCGGACGGCACGCTCGACAGGCTGAACCAGACCTGGTTCGTCGATTACAAGATGGGCGAATGA
- a CDS encoding class I SAM-dependent methyltransferase, producing the protein MSDFIETNRLNWDDRAALHATDGTGRYQIPRVLSGGSSLHALETGEIGDIRGRDIVHLQCHIGLDTLSLKHQGAASVTGVDFSPTAIAAARNFAAQAGTDAAFVEASVYDAAAALHYRTFDLVFVTWGAIHWLPDMRRWAEVVASLLKPGGRLYLLDGHPQMFQCKGTQGKLAIKHGWRTPAERPLLFEETHTYTGDERPLTHQRMYEWFHSVSDVVNAVIRAGMRIDFLNEHEILTWRHFPGMVETGEDQFELGPGYPRIALSFSVGATKHDKVAARTIRPVQSR; encoded by the coding sequence ATGAGCGATTTCATCGAGACCAACCGGCTGAACTGGGATGACAGGGCGGCCTTGCATGCGACGGACGGGACGGGGCGCTACCAGATCCCCAGGGTGCTTTCGGGCGGGTCCAGCCTGCATGCACTGGAGACGGGTGAAATCGGCGATATCCGCGGCAGGGACATCGTGCACCTCCAGTGCCATATCGGGCTCGACACCTTGAGCCTCAAGCATCAGGGCGCCGCCAGCGTGACGGGCGTCGATTTTTCCCCCACAGCCATTGCCGCCGCCCGAAATTTCGCCGCGCAGGCCGGGACAGATGCGGCTTTCGTCGAGGCTTCGGTCTATGATGCCGCGGCTGCTCTTCATTATCGCACCTTTGACCTCGTCTTTGTCACATGGGGCGCCATTCACTGGCTGCCGGACATGCGTCGCTGGGCCGAAGTCGTCGCAAGCCTGCTGAAGCCCGGCGGGCGGCTCTATCTGCTAGACGGCCATCCGCAAATGTTCCAGTGCAAAGGTACGCAGGGAAAGCTCGCGATCAAGCATGGCTGGCGCACTCCGGCCGAGCGGCCGCTTCTCTTCGAGGAGACGCATACCTATACCGGTGACGAGAGGCCTTTGACGCATCAGCGCATGTATGAATGGTTCCATTCGGTAAGCGATGTGGTCAACGCCGTGATCAGGGCCGGCATGCGGATCGATTTCCTCAACGAGCATGAAATCCTGACCTGGCGGCATTTTCCCGGAATGGTCGAAACGGGGGAAGATCAGTTCGAGCTAGGCCCGGGATATCCGCGAATCGCCTTGTCTTTTTCTGTGGGAGCGACGAAGCATGACAAAGTTGCAGCGAGGACTATCCGACCAGTCCAATCGCGATGA